The following are encoded in a window of Mycobacteroides chelonae CCUG 47445 genomic DNA:
- a CDS encoding SulP family inorganic anion transporter, with the protein MGAAGIGAVARLLPQRNDYAGLRGSWRRDILAGITVGVVALPLALAFGISSGAGAAAGLITAVIAGMVAAVFGGSHVQVSGPTGAMAVVLAPIVAHYGSSSLALVTVLAGVIVVAAGATGVGRAVTFIPWPVIEGFTLGIAAIIFLQQVPAALGQPAPQGHPPLAAAIDVLAHARWSVAAPPLLVVAVVAVLMVGLPRLHRAIPESLTAIVAATVLVTATGLSVAVTGELPSHLSAPLLPHADLAALQALLGAAVAIAALAAIESLLSARVAATMSPTGPYDPNRELVGQGLASIASGVFGGMPATGAIARTAVNVRSGARTRVAAITHSVLLLAVVYLVSGPVAEIPLAALSAVLMVTSFRMISARTAVTILRSTRSDALTFVLTAVVTICFDLIEAVEIGIVVAAFFALRVVARRSSVTREELPGPPLPGDENIALLRLDGSMFFGAAERISNTITDADHPNVKVVIIRMSQLGMLDATGAHTLAQIAEELEYRGITVIIKGVQPEHLKLLTNVGVIESLRHENHLVDTLEDAITHARTHAGGTHPTNT; encoded by the coding sequence ATGGGTGCCGCCGGTATCGGCGCGGTGGCTCGGCTGCTGCCACAGCGCAACGATTATGCGGGTCTGCGCGGTTCGTGGCGCCGCGACATCCTGGCCGGGATCACCGTCGGGGTCGTGGCGCTGCCGCTGGCCTTGGCATTCGGCATCAGCTCGGGTGCCGGGGCCGCCGCCGGCCTGATCACCGCGGTGATCGCCGGGATGGTCGCCGCAGTATTCGGTGGCTCGCACGTGCAGGTGTCCGGACCCACCGGAGCCATGGCCGTGGTGTTGGCGCCGATCGTGGCGCACTATGGCTCCAGCAGTTTGGCATTGGTCACCGTACTGGCCGGAGTCATCGTGGTCGCCGCCGGCGCTACCGGTGTGGGGCGTGCAGTCACCTTCATTCCATGGCCAGTCATCGAGGGCTTCACCCTGGGAATCGCGGCCATCATCTTCCTACAGCAGGTCCCCGCCGCCCTCGGCCAACCGGCGCCCCAGGGCCATCCACCGCTTGCCGCCGCGATAGACGTTCTCGCACATGCCCGCTGGAGCGTCGCCGCGCCGCCGTTGTTGGTGGTCGCAGTGGTGGCGGTGTTGATGGTCGGGCTGCCGCGGCTGCACCGCGCGATTCCCGAATCCTTGACTGCGATAGTGGCCGCGACTGTGCTGGTGACCGCCACAGGGTTATCGGTGGCGGTCACCGGCGAGCTGCCCTCGCATCTGTCCGCGCCGCTGCTGCCGCACGCTGATCTGGCGGCCCTGCAGGCCCTTTTGGGTGCTGCGGTAGCGATCGCCGCCTTGGCCGCGATCGAGTCGCTGCTGTCGGCGCGGGTCGCGGCCACCATGTCACCCACCGGCCCCTACGACCCGAACCGCGAACTGGTCGGGCAGGGCCTGGCCTCGATCGCCTCCGGGGTGTTCGGCGGGATGCCGGCCACCGGTGCGATCGCCCGCACCGCCGTCAACGTCCGCTCCGGTGCCCGCACCCGCGTTGCAGCGATCACGCACTCGGTGCTGCTGCTCGCGGTGGTGTACCTGGTCAGCGGGCCAGTGGCCGAAATACCTTTGGCTGCGCTCTCGGCGGTTCTGATGGTCACCTCCTTTCGGATGATCTCAGCGCGTACCGCGGTCACGATCCTGCGCTCAACCCGCTCAGATGCCCTCACCTTTGTTCTCACCGCCGTCGTCACGATCTGTTTCGATCTGATCGAGGCCGTGGAAATCGGCATCGTAGTGGCAGCCTTCTTCGCCCTGCGCGTCGTGGCCAGAAGGAGCAGCGTCACCCGCGAAGAACTACCCGGCCCACCTCTACCTGGCGACGAGAACATCGCACTGCTACGCTTGGACGGATCCATGTTCTTTGGTGCAGCCGAACGCATCTCGAACACCATCACCGATGCCGATCACCCCAACGTCAAGGTCGTGATCATCCGCATGTCCCAGCTCGGCATGCTCGATGCCACCGGCGCACACACCCTGGCACAGATCGCCGAAGAACTCGAATACCGCGGCATCACCGTCATCATCAAAGGTGTACAGCCCGAACATCTTAAGCTTCTCACCAACGTCGGCGTCATCGAATCCCTACGCCACGAAAACCACCTCGTCGACACCCTCGAAGACGCCATCACGCACGCCCGCACCCACGCCGGCGGCACCCACCCCACAAACACCTGA
- the dnaB gene encoding replicative DNA helicase has product MAIVDDLGQSGPVAPPEEEFGRQPPQDVAAEQSVLGGMLLSKDAIADVLEKLRPHDFYRPNHQSVYEAILDLYGRGEPADAVTVAAELDRRGQLRRVGGAPYLHTLISTVPTAANAGFYAGIVAEKALLRRLVEAGTRVVQYGYAGAEGADVAEVVDRAQAEVYDVTDRRMSEDYVPLEELLQPTMDEIDAIASAGGMSKGVPTGFTDLDEITNGLHPGQMIIVAARPGVGKSTLGLDFMRSCSIKHQLPSVIFSLEMSKTEIVMRLLSAEAKIKLGDMRSGRMSDDDWTRLARRMSEISEAPLYIDDSPNLTMMEIRAKARRLNQKAGLKLVVVDYLQLMTSGKKHESRQQEVSEFSRNLKLLAKELEVPVIAISQLNRGPEQRTDKRPQVSDLRESGSLEQDADMVILLHRPDAFERDDPRGGEADLILGKHRNGPTATITVAHQLHLSRFTNMAR; this is encoded by the coding sequence GTGGCGATAGTCGACGATCTGGGCCAGTCCGGCCCAGTTGCCCCTCCCGAGGAGGAGTTCGGCCGTCAACCACCCCAGGATGTGGCTGCCGAGCAGTCCGTGCTGGGCGGGATGCTGCTGTCCAAGGACGCCATCGCCGACGTGCTGGAGAAGCTGCGGCCGCACGACTTCTATCGGCCCAATCACCAGAGCGTGTATGAGGCCATCCTCGACCTGTACGGCAGGGGAGAACCCGCTGATGCGGTGACGGTGGCCGCCGAGCTGGACCGCCGCGGGCAGCTGCGCCGGGTGGGCGGTGCTCCGTATCTGCACACGCTCATCTCCACCGTGCCGACCGCCGCCAACGCCGGGTTCTATGCCGGGATCGTGGCCGAGAAGGCGCTGCTGCGCCGTCTCGTGGAGGCCGGGACCCGCGTGGTGCAGTACGGGTACGCCGGGGCCGAGGGTGCCGACGTCGCCGAAGTGGTGGACCGCGCACAGGCCGAGGTCTACGACGTCACCGACCGGCGGATGTCGGAAGACTATGTGCCCCTCGAAGAGCTGCTGCAGCCCACGATGGACGAGATCGATGCAATCGCGTCGGCCGGCGGCATGTCCAAGGGTGTGCCGACGGGCTTCACCGATCTGGACGAGATCACCAATGGGCTGCATCCGGGCCAGATGATCATCGTGGCGGCCCGGCCGGGTGTCGGTAAGTCGACCCTCGGTCTGGATTTCATGCGGTCGTGCTCGATCAAGCACCAGCTGCCCAGCGTGATTTTTTCACTGGAAATGAGCAAGACCGAGATCGTCATGCGACTGCTCTCGGCCGAAGCGAAGATCAAACTGGGCGATATGCGCTCGGGCCGGATGAGCGATGACGACTGGACCCGGCTGGCGCGGCGGATGAGCGAGATCAGTGAGGCGCCGCTGTACATCGACGACTCCCCGAACCTGACCATGATGGAGATCCGCGCCAAGGCGCGACGGCTCAACCAGAAGGCCGGGCTCAAGCTGGTGGTCGTGGACTACCTGCAGCTGATGACCTCCGGTAAGAAGCACGAATCCCGCCAGCAGGAAGTCTCGGAGTTCTCCCGAAACCTGAAGCTGTTGGCCAAGGAGCTTGAGGTTCCGGTCATCGCGATCAGCCAGCTGAACCGTGGTCCCGAGCAGCGCACCGACAAGCGGCCGCAGGTCTCGGACCTTCGTGAATCCGGCTCGCTGGAACAGGATGCCGACATGGTGATCCTGCTGCACCGCCCCGATGCGTTCGAGCGTGATGATCCGCGCGGTGGTGAGGCCGACCTGATTCTCGGCAAGCACCGTAACGGTCCAACGGCCACCATCACTGTGGCGCACCAGCTGCACCTGTCGCGTTTCACCAACATGGCGCGGTAA
- the rplI gene encoding 50S ribosomal protein L9 gives MKLILTTEVEHLGTAGDTVEVRDGYGRNYLLPRGLAIVATRGAERQATDIRRAREAKEIRGVEHANEIKQAIEGLGAVQLTVKTAGEGKLFGSVTAADVVGAIKAAGGPNLDKRTVTLPKAHIKQIGSYALDVHLHAGVATKVTVDVVAAG, from the coding sequence ATGAAGCTGATTCTGACGACCGAGGTCGAGCACCTCGGCACTGCCGGTGACACCGTTGAGGTCCGGGACGGTTACGGACGTAACTACCTGCTGCCGCGCGGGCTGGCGATTGTCGCCACCCGTGGTGCGGAGCGCCAGGCGACCGACATCCGTCGTGCCCGTGAGGCCAAGGAGATCCGTGGTGTCGAACACGCCAACGAGATCAAGCAGGCTATCGAGGGCCTGGGTGCTGTTCAGCTGACGGTGAAGACCGCTGGCGAGGGCAAGCTGTTCGGCTCGGTGACTGCCGCTGACGTGGTGGGTGCCATCAAGGCCGCCGGTGGACCGAACCTGGACAAGCGCACCGTTACCCTGCCGAAGGCGCATATCAAGCAGATCGGTTCCTACGCGCTGGATGTGCACCTGCACGCCGGTGTGGCAACCAAGGTCACCGTGGATGTAGTCGCCGCAGGCTGA
- the rpsR gene encoding 30S ribosomal protein S18, which translates to MAKTTKRRPAPEKPVKTRKCAFCTKKALNIDYKDTNLLRTYISERGKIRARRVTGNCVQHQRDIAIAVKNAREVALLPFSSATR; encoded by the coding sequence ATGGCCAAGACGACTAAGCGCCGTCCTGCCCCGGAAAAGCCGGTCAAGACACGTAAGTGCGCGTTCTGCACCAAGAAGGCGCTGAACATCGATTACAAGGACACCAACCTGCTGCGCACGTACATCAGTGAGCGCGGCAAGATTCGTGCCCGCCGGGTTACCGGAAACTGCGTTCAGCACCAGCGCGACATCGCGATCGCGGTGAAGAACGCTCGCGAGGTAGCCCTGCTGCCGTTCAGCTCGGCGACGCGGTAG
- a CDS encoding single-stranded DNA-binding protein: protein MAGDTTITVVGNLTADPELRFTPSGAAVANFTVASTPRIFDRQSSEWKDGEALFLRCNIWREAAENVAESLTRGSRVIVTGRLKQRSFETREGEKRTVMEVEVDEIGPSLRYATAKVNKASRGGGGGGGFGGGGGGGGSRSSEPADDPWGSAPASGSTAADDEPPF from the coding sequence GTGGCAGGTGACACCACCATCACGGTCGTCGGAAACTTGACCGCCGATCCAGAACTGCGCTTCACACCGTCCGGGGCTGCCGTCGCCAACTTCACTGTGGCGTCGACTCCCCGCATCTTCGACCGACAGAGTTCGGAGTGGAAGGACGGAGAGGCGCTGTTCCTGCGGTGCAATATCTGGCGTGAGGCCGCCGAGAACGTGGCCGAGAGCCTGACCCGCGGGTCCCGTGTCATTGTCACTGGCCGGCTCAAGCAGCGCTCCTTCGAAACCCGCGAGGGCGAGAAGCGCACCGTCATGGAGGTCGAGGTCGACGAGATCGGCCCGTCTCTGCGGTACGCGACCGCCAAGGTCAACAAGGCCTCGCGCGGTGGTGGCGGCGGTGGAGGTTTCGGCGGCGGCGGTGGCGGCGGGGGTTCCCGCTCCAGCGAGCCTGCCGACGATCCGTGGGGCAGTGCCCCGGCTTCCGGTTCCACCGCAGCCGACGACGAACCGCCCTTCTGA
- the rpsF gene encoding 30S ribosomal protein S6, translating to MRQYEIMVILDPTLDERTVAPSLDTFLNVIRGDGGTVSKVEVWGKRRLAYEIAKHAEGIYAVIDVVAEPATVSELDRQLGLNESVLRTKVLRTGAR from the coding sequence ATGCGTCAGTACGAAATCATGGTCATTCTCGACCCCACTCTTGACGAGCGCACCGTAGCTCCATCGCTGGATACGTTTCTGAACGTCATCCGCGGTGACGGTGGAACCGTCTCGAAGGTGGAGGTTTGGGGTAAGCGCCGTCTTGCCTACGAGATCGCCAAGCATGCCGAGGGCATCTACGCGGTGATCGACGTGGTCGCGGAGCCCGCCACCGTCTCGGAGCTGGATCGCCAGCTGGGCCTGAACGAGTCCGTGCTGCGGACCAAGGTCCTGCGTACCGGAGCCCGCTGA
- a CDS encoding glycosyltransferase family 87 protein — MSPEKLADDLRSADDRDFPSRTDAMGAELSEVIGGPLGGHALVGRQPFWTPLRVVFIIALGFLILGWTSKAPCLQQSGSGNGAQRVANWDNNRAYYQLCYSDTVPLYGAELLNQGRFPYKSSWLETDSGGHQKIQYDGTPAVRYMEYPVVTGVYQYTAMALAKTYTQASDLLGLPIVAEVVMFFNIVAFGLALAWLVTIWASAGLSPRTRPWDVVMIAASPIVIFQIFTNFDALATAFSMTALWAWARRKPWLAGVLIGLGVAAKLYPVLLLFPLLLVSLRGGKMHEFSKTAAAALASWVVVNAPVAMLFPRGWGEFFRLNTRRGDDMDSLYNVFKSFTGWQGFDGPLGFWEPPVVLNAISAVLFGICCLGIGYVALTAPRRPRVAQLAFLVVAVFLLTNKVWSPQFSLWLVPLAVVALPHRRILLAWMTVDALVWVPRMYYLLGLENKGLPEQWFTGTVLVRDIAVIGLCALVLRQIYHPSEDLVRAHSDDTDDPAGGPCDGVADNPPAWVPSWLRARKPTPHIARASV; from the coding sequence GTGTCTCCCGAGAAGCTCGCCGATGACCTGCGCAGTGCCGACGATCGCGACTTCCCTAGTCGCACCGATGCGATGGGTGCCGAGCTATCCGAGGTGATCGGCGGGCCCCTGGGTGGGCACGCCCTGGTCGGGCGCCAGCCGTTCTGGACACCGCTGCGGGTGGTGTTCATCATCGCGTTGGGCTTTCTCATCCTGGGGTGGACTAGTAAGGCGCCCTGCCTGCAGCAGAGTGGTTCGGGCAATGGCGCTCAGCGCGTGGCCAATTGGGACAACAACCGGGCCTACTACCAGTTGTGCTACTCGGACACCGTGCCGCTCTACGGCGCGGAGCTGTTGAATCAGGGGCGCTTCCCGTACAAGTCCAGCTGGCTGGAGACCGACTCGGGCGGGCATCAGAAGATTCAGTACGACGGCACTCCGGCGGTCCGGTACATGGAGTATCCGGTGGTGACCGGGGTGTATCAGTACACCGCGATGGCGCTGGCCAAGACCTACACCCAGGCCAGCGATCTACTGGGGCTGCCCATCGTCGCCGAAGTGGTGATGTTCTTCAACATCGTGGCTTTCGGATTGGCGCTTGCGTGGCTGGTAACCATCTGGGCCAGTGCGGGATTGAGCCCGCGCACCCGCCCATGGGATGTGGTGATGATCGCAGCATCTCCGATCGTGATCTTCCAGATCTTCACGAATTTCGATGCTCTTGCAACGGCTTTCAGCATGACGGCACTGTGGGCGTGGGCTCGCAGGAAACCGTGGCTGGCGGGTGTGCTGATAGGGCTGGGCGTGGCCGCCAAGCTCTATCCGGTGCTGCTGCTGTTTCCGCTGCTGTTGGTGAGCCTGCGCGGCGGCAAGATGCACGAGTTCTCCAAGACGGCCGCGGCCGCACTGGCCAGTTGGGTTGTGGTGAACGCGCCGGTGGCGATGCTCTTCCCGCGCGGATGGGGGGAGTTCTTTCGGCTCAACACCCGCCGCGGCGACGACATGGACTCGCTGTACAACGTCTTCAAGTCCTTCACGGGATGGCAGGGTTTCGACGGCCCGCTGGGCTTCTGGGAGCCCCCGGTCGTGCTGAACGCGATATCGGCCGTTCTGTTCGGGATCTGCTGCCTGGGCATCGGATACGTGGCGCTGACGGCTCCGCGGCGCCCGCGTGTGGCGCAGTTGGCTTTCCTGGTGGTGGCGGTGTTCCTGCTGACCAACAAGGTGTGGAGCCCGCAGTTCTCGCTATGGCTGGTGCCACTTGCCGTGGTGGCGTTGCCGCATCGCCGAATCCTGCTGGCGTGGATGACCGTCGACGCGTTGGTGTGGGTTCCGCGGATGTACTACCTGCTGGGCTTGGAGAACAAGGGGTTGCCCGAGCAGTGGTTCACCGGCACGGTGCTGGTGCGCGATATCGCGGTGATCGGGTTGTGCGCCTTGGTGCTGCGCCAGATCTATCACCCCAGCGAGGACCTGGTGCGCGCACATAGTGATGACACGGACGATCCGGCGGGCGGGCCGTGCGATGGGGTTGCCGACAATCCTCCGGCCTGGGTGCCGTCGTGGCTGCGCGCGCGTAAGCCCACACCGCATATCGCTCGCGCGTCTGTCTGA